In Arthrobacter sp. B3I9, the following are encoded in one genomic region:
- a CDS encoding ABC transporter ATP-binding protein has translation MADISISHLVKTYPGGTERATDDVSLEIADGEFTVLLGPSGCGKTTLLRMLAGLELPDSGSIAIGGRDVTYQPPNKRNISMVFQSYAVFPHRSVRYNIGFGLHMAKMPKNEVEKKVQWAAELLQLSPYLDRLPAQLSGGQRQRVAVARAIVMDADVLLMDEPLSNLDALLRLTFRSELKKIVQDLGTTTVYVTHDQSEALSLGDQVAVMRKGRIAQLGDPLDVYDAPGDRFVGGFIGSPPMNFIDAAVTADGDTLVVGDQKLMAPSLLRSFRASDVVLGIRAENVGVGTERSSGDIAGTVLVVEPMGSTILLTVDVEGQTVKVQAPPTFRTAPQQTIWLTFSPNTMRFYDRETSMALEAK, from the coding sequence ATGGCTGACATCTCCATCTCGCACCTCGTCAAGACCTATCCCGGCGGGACCGAAAGGGCCACCGACGACGTGTCCCTCGAAATCGCCGACGGCGAGTTCACCGTCCTCCTCGGCCCCTCCGGCTGCGGCAAAACCACTCTTCTGCGGATGCTCGCCGGCCTGGAGCTTCCGGACTCGGGTTCCATCGCCATCGGCGGCCGCGACGTCACGTACCAGCCGCCGAACAAGCGCAACATCTCCATGGTGTTCCAGTCCTACGCGGTATTTCCGCACCGGTCCGTCCGCTACAACATCGGTTTCGGCCTGCACATGGCAAAGATGCCCAAAAACGAGGTCGAGAAAAAGGTCCAGTGGGCCGCAGAACTGCTGCAGCTCAGCCCGTACCTGGACCGGCTGCCCGCGCAGCTCTCGGGCGGGCAACGCCAGCGCGTCGCCGTCGCCCGGGCCATCGTCATGGACGCTGATGTCCTGCTCATGGACGAACCCCTTTCCAACCTGGACGCCCTGTTGCGCCTGACCTTCCGCTCCGAGCTGAAGAAGATCGTGCAGGACCTGGGCACCACCACCGTCTACGTCACGCACGACCAGAGTGAAGCGTTGTCCCTGGGCGACCAGGTGGCCGTCATGCGCAAGGGAAGGATCGCCCAGCTCGGCGACCCGCTCGATGTTTACGACGCCCCCGGCGACCGTTTCGTGGGAGGGTTCATCGGATCCCCGCCGATGAACTTCATCGACGCTGCCGTAACGGCCGACGGCGACACACTGGTGGTCGGGGACCAGAAGCTGATGGCTCCGTCCCTGCTGCGCTCCTTCCGGGCTTCCGACGTCGTCCTCGGCATCCGTGCCGAAAATGTAGGGGTCGGAACCGAGCGTTCCTCCGGTGATATCGCCGGCACGGTCCTGGTGGTCGAACCCATGGGGTCCACGATCCTGCTCACGGTCGACGTCGAGGGGCAGACGGTCAAGGTCCAGGCCCCGCCGACGTTCCGGACGGCCCCGCAACAGACCATCTGGCTCACTTTCTCGCCCAACACCATGCGCTTCTACGACCGCGAAACTTCAATGGCACTGGAGGCCAAATGA
- a CDS encoding glycogen debranching protein — MTTNQIISTEQLREAAIEVLRVNDLGTMTTAAPNLYPHMWSWDAAFVAIGLARFDVPRAITEMRTLLDAQWSTGMIPHIVFSDNDTGYFPGFDRWGTAAAAARPAHVKSSGICQPPVHAIALRHILDRARENGGTDQAAAEQFLRDSFDGWLAWHRWLADVRDPDRVGLIEIHHGWESGFDNSPRWDGPYAAIQPGHLEPFTRRDTLHVSDASERPDDAEYAKYLWLVQQMASVGFDDQAVQETVDFRVRDVFFSGIMAASSEVLAELADDIGRPEAAELREISARFRAGVAATVDPATGLARDFDVRAGRWIATDTVSGFAPLVAGGEPALLDAQRETLLGPDWMGFPGLQFALPPSTSPASPAFRARTYWRGPVWPFLNLLLGWACARDGQSELHNTLRVESLRQLSDVKFGEYYEPFTGEPLGSLAQAWTAAAALEWLGDGAPVDGAGPSR; from the coding sequence ATGACCACCAACCAGATCATCAGCACGGAACAACTGCGTGAAGCGGCCATTGAAGTCCTGCGGGTGAACGACCTCGGGACGATGACCACCGCCGCGCCCAACCTCTACCCGCACATGTGGAGCTGGGACGCAGCCTTCGTCGCCATCGGCCTGGCAAGGTTCGATGTGCCCCGGGCCATCACCGAGATGCGCACCCTGCTCGATGCCCAGTGGTCCACCGGAATGATTCCCCACATCGTGTTCAGCGACAACGACACCGGCTACTTTCCCGGCTTCGACCGCTGGGGAACCGCCGCGGCCGCCGCCCGTCCGGCCCACGTCAAGAGCAGCGGGATCTGCCAGCCTCCGGTGCACGCGATAGCGCTGCGCCACATCCTGGACCGGGCGCGCGAAAACGGCGGCACCGACCAGGCGGCTGCCGAACAGTTCCTCCGCGATTCCTTCGACGGCTGGCTTGCCTGGCACCGCTGGCTGGCCGACGTACGAGACCCGGACCGGGTGGGACTGATCGAGATCCACCACGGGTGGGAGTCCGGCTTCGACAATTCTCCGCGCTGGGACGGGCCGTATGCGGCCATCCAGCCAGGTCACCTCGAGCCGTTCACCCGCCGGGACACCCTGCACGTGTCCGACGCGAGCGAACGCCCGGACGACGCCGAGTACGCCAAGTACCTTTGGCTCGTCCAGCAGATGGCCTCGGTGGGCTTCGACGACCAGGCCGTGCAGGAAACGGTGGACTTCCGCGTCCGCGATGTCTTTTTTTCGGGCATCATGGCGGCCTCAAGTGAGGTCCTGGCTGAACTGGCGGATGACATCGGACGTCCGGAGGCTGCCGAACTCCGGGAGATCTCGGCGCGCTTCCGCGCCGGTGTGGCCGCCACGGTGGATCCCGCAACCGGGCTGGCCCGCGATTTCGACGTCCGGGCCGGGCGATGGATCGCAACCGACACGGTCTCCGGCTTTGCCCCTCTCGTGGCAGGTGGCGAGCCGGCACTCCTCGATGCCCAACGCGAGACCCTGCTGGGCCCGGACTGGATGGGATTCCCCGGCCTCCAGTTTGCGCTGCCGCCCTCCACCTCCCCGGCCAGCCCGGCCTTCCGGGCCCGCACCTACTGGCGCGGGCCGGTGTGGCCGTTCCTGAACCTGCTGCTGGGCTGGGCGTGCGCCCGCGACGGGCAGTCGGAACTGCACAACACGCTGCGCGTGGAATCTCTGCGGCAACTCTCCGACGTGAAATTCGGAGAATACTACGAGCCGTTCACCGGCGAACCCCTCGGAAGCCTGGCCCAGGCGTGGACTGCCGCGGCCGCGCTGGAATGGCTCGGGGATGGCGCGCCCGTCGACGGCGCCGGCCCGTCCCGATAG
- a CDS encoding carbohydrate ABC transporter permease — MTVQAPTAPTPTTVGAPRRRVPAAVWLIGPSVLFMVLLLGWPVVEGVLQAFQNDKGFTLEFVTRMVQDPYFWPAVRNTLLLIAVMIPIQFAFAITMALLLRANPRLHKVHFFVWAIPLALSDLAAGLVWLAIFNDRGYLNSVLSWFGLEGTSWLAYDNQTTMFICVLIAELWRATSLVLVIVVAGLQGIPKDYDEAAQVFGATFWQRLRFVTLPLLKPSLQVALILRTILAFQTFAVAQALTGQNFPLVVGETYRWYTGLQNPNVAAALALVILVVSMLTSVFYLRALREKNQGGLR, encoded by the coding sequence GACGGCGCCCACTCCAACGACCGTCGGGGCTCCCCGCCGTCGTGTTCCTGCCGCAGTCTGGCTTATCGGCCCGTCCGTCCTTTTCATGGTGCTTCTGCTTGGCTGGCCCGTGGTTGAGGGCGTACTGCAGGCGTTCCAAAACGACAAGGGATTCACGCTCGAGTTCGTGACCCGCATGGTGCAGGACCCGTATTTCTGGCCGGCCGTCCGCAACACCCTGCTGTTGATCGCTGTCATGATTCCGATCCAGTTCGCGTTCGCCATCACGATGGCGCTGCTGCTGCGCGCAAACCCGCGCCTGCACAAAGTCCACTTTTTCGTCTGGGCCATCCCGCTGGCGCTCAGCGACCTGGCCGCCGGCCTGGTGTGGCTGGCCATCTTCAACGACCGCGGCTACCTGAACTCCGTACTGTCGTGGTTCGGCCTCGAAGGCACATCATGGCTCGCGTATGACAACCAGACGACGATGTTCATCTGTGTTCTCATCGCCGAACTGTGGAGGGCAACCTCACTGGTCCTGGTCATCGTGGTGGCCGGCCTCCAGGGCATACCCAAGGACTACGATGAGGCCGCCCAGGTTTTCGGGGCCACCTTCTGGCAGCGCCTGCGCTTCGTGACGCTCCCGCTGCTCAAGCCCAGCCTGCAGGTGGCGCTGATCCTGCGCACCATTCTGGCGTTCCAGACTTTTGCCGTAGCCCAGGCCCTGACCGGCCAAAACTTCCCGCTGGTCGTCGGCGAAACCTACCGCTGGTACACCGGCCTGCAAAACCCCAATGTCGCAGCGGCGCTCGCCCTGGTCATCCTCGTGGTGTCCATGCTGACGTCAGTCTTCTACCTGCGGGCTCTCCGCGAAAAGAACCAGGGAGGCCTCCGATGA
- a CDS encoding carbohydrate ABC transporter permease — protein sequence MSQITVDTAPLKRQKRNRVLLQAACIAVSLFMLVPIYLISLAALSTRESLNKFPLSLLPTSFSFDTLNAFLGSTGVFGALGNSLIVGVGTLLLSALIGVPAGYALARFAFPGKDPYQLFLLFTRALPIVVLSVPLARLFLTVDMYDTTYGVILLHTALALPTTILISASVFLGVPHDVEEAARVFGCTPFKAFLKVVMPMALPGIAAASIFTFVMSWNEVLGASILTLDHRTLPAQVLTSLADSPLAYRFAGGFALVIPSIIFIALMRRYLTNMWGSTIR from the coding sequence ATGAGCCAGATAACCGTTGACACGGCTCCGCTGAAACGGCAGAAGCGCAACAGGGTCCTGCTCCAGGCCGCCTGCATCGCGGTTTCGCTCTTCATGCTGGTACCGATCTACCTGATCTCACTGGCTGCACTGTCCACCAGGGAGTCACTCAACAAGTTCCCCCTGAGCCTGCTGCCCACCAGCTTCTCCTTTGACACGCTCAACGCTTTCCTCGGATCCACCGGCGTCTTCGGGGCCCTGGGCAACTCGCTGATCGTGGGCGTGGGAACCCTGCTTCTCTCCGCCCTGATCGGCGTACCGGCCGGGTACGCCCTGGCACGCTTTGCCTTCCCCGGCAAAGACCCGTACCAGCTCTTCCTGCTCTTCACCCGCGCACTGCCCATCGTGGTGCTCTCCGTTCCGCTGGCCCGGCTCTTCCTGACAGTGGACATGTACGACACGACATACGGCGTCATTCTGCTGCACACGGCGCTGGCCCTCCCCACGACGATCCTCATCTCGGCGAGCGTCTTCCTCGGCGTGCCCCACGACGTCGAGGAGGCCGCCCGGGTCTTCGGCTGCACCCCCTTCAAGGCTTTTCTGAAGGTAGTGATGCCGATGGCGCTTCCCGGCATCGCCGCCGCCTCGATCTTCACCTTCGTCATGTCCTGGAACGAAGTCCTGGGTGCATCGATCCTGACCCTGGACCACCGGACGCTCCCGGCCCAGGTCCTCACCTCGCTCGCCGATTCGCCCCTGGCCTACAGGTTTGCCGGCGGCTTCGCCCTGGTCATTCCGTCCATCATCTTCATCGCACTGATGCGCCGGTACCTCACCAACATGTGGGGCTCCACCATCCGTTAG